The Papaver somniferum cultivar HN1 chromosome 3, ASM357369v1, whole genome shotgun sequence genome includes a region encoding these proteins:
- the LOC113355196 gene encoding uncharacterized protein LOC113355196: protein MEEDMGISHRMVDVNGIKMHIAEKGEGPIVLLVHGFPSLWYSWRHQILSLAASGYRAVAPDLRGYGDTDAPTSPQSYTCFHIVGDLVALIDSLGQDKVFVVGHDWGAIISWYLCLFRPDKVKALVNLSVAFTPRRPTMKPLDALKAIYGNDYYIIHFQEPGEMEAEFARVGTETILKNFLTRHSPAPLMISKDEGFPTDVSITLPSWLSEEDILYYTSKYEKSGFTGGFNYYRNFNVNWELTAPWTGAQVKVPVKFIVGDQDLSYHIPGVKEYVQSGLMKKDVPFLQEVVVLEGVGHFIMEERADDISSHIISFLKNFQEISVPSSQVGICAIL, encoded by the exons ATGGAGGAGGATATGGGGATAAGCCATAGAATGGTTGATGTAAATGGAATCAAAATGCATATAGCAGAGAAAGGGGAAGGCCCAATTGTATTGCTGGTACATGGATTTCCATCACTCTGGTATTCATGGAGACATCAAATTCTCTCTTTAGCTGCTTCTGGTTACAGAGCTGTGGCTCCTGATTTACGCGGTTATGGCGATACGGATGCACCCACTTCCCCACAGTCTTATACATGTTTTCACATAGTTGGTGATCTTGTTGCTCTTATTGATTCCCTTGGGCAAGATAAG GTGTTTGTGGTAGGACATGATTGGGGTGCCATCATCAGCTGGTATCTCTGCTTGTTTAGGCCAGACAAGGTTAAGGCTTTGGTGAACCTTAGTGTCGCCTTTACTCCTCGAAGGCCTACCATGAAACCACTTGATGCCTTAAAAGCTATCTACGGCAATGATTATTATATAATCCACTTTCAG GAGCCTGGAGAGATGGAAGCTGAATTCGCCCGGGTTGGTACAGAAACAATCCTCAAGAACTTTCTGACCCGCCATAGTCCAGCTCCACTTATGATATCAAAAGATGAGGGGTTTCCAACCGATGTTTCAATTACATTGCCTTCATGGTTATCCGAAGAAGACATTCTTTACTACACTAGTAAATACGAAAAGTCAGGCTTTACCGGAGGATTCAACTATTACAGAAATTTTAATGT AAACTGGGAACTGACGGCACCATGGACAGGAGCACAAGTAAAAGTACCAGTTAAGTTTATTGTGGGAGACCAGGATCTGAGCTATCATATTCCAGGTGTGAAGGAATATGTACAGAGTGGTCTAATGAAGAAAGATGTACCGTTTCTGCAAGAAGTAGTCGTACTTGAAGGAGTTGGTCACTTCATCATGGAAGAACGAGCAGACGACATCAGTAGCCATATTATCAGTTTCTTGAAAAATTTCCAAGAAATTTCAGTTCCATCTAGTCAAGTCGGGATATGTGCTATATTGTAA